GTAGGGCAAAGATTGAGAGTTCATCCAGCCATTGCATGAGAGTAGAAACTCTCTCAAACTTTGCCCTACGTATGTgtcattcaataaatgctaaatCATCAAAAGGTAGAACTAGGGTTTCCTTCTACTTGTGCAACTGCCCAGAACTATGTTCCATGCTCCTCCTACCCCTACCTCCttacacacccccacacacctgTACACATACACTCCATGTACTCAGACCTACTCCAGATACATTACTAACACATTTCTAGGCTTCTAGGCAGTCAACTTTGAGCTATAACATCAGTCCTTTTCCCTCATCCCTACCACCCATTGCGTACAGAActgaggaaggatgggtcagAGGAAAAAAGGATTCTTGGAACTCCTCCCTCTCCTTGTGAAAATCTCATGGAAAGTAGTGAGATTACCTTCCTAAATCTAATTAAAAACAACCCCTCTGAAGTTGTTGGAGGTGGGAGACGCTGGTCTAGGAGCAGCAAGTAGCCCCCTCTCTAACACCCTGAGACAAATGGCTCTGGGATTAGCCATGCATGGtcgctcgcacctgtagtcctagttacaggaggctgaggtgggaggatcgcttgagtccaggagttcaaggctacagtgagctatgaatgtgcCACTGTGCTCAAGCATAAGTGAGAGttcaagaccttgtctctgaaaaaaaaaaaaagaagaagaagaaggaaaaaacaaaaatgagtggCTCAGGGATTAATGCCCAGTAGCCAAGCTGAGGCCAGGCTGGAAAGGCTGGAAGTCTTTACTAAATAGGAGataaatataggaaaataaaagtatagtGACAGTAAACTAGATAAGCTAGGTGACAAGATAAAACCATATTCTTCTTCAGTTTTTGGGTATCCACAGAAGTATATGTGAATTCTTCCAAAAAGCCCAGAGagagataaaatttatttctcctatGTAGTTAAGGTCGCTTGAATAATTGACCCTAGGAACATCTATACCTGCACACAGAAGTATGACCTTGTGCTAAACAGAATAATCTTTATGTTCACATAACACATACACTAGatgtgtgactttttaaaatgaaaaatgtctctggatttttaatataatatttaaatataatttggttAATGGGGCCTACtaatttaacataataatttaatataatttggtTAATGAGGCCTCTTATGGTCAAAATTTAATGCATCCCTCATCTGCATAGCCCTTTAACACATACTTGTGATAGCATGTTATAGCTCTGACCAAGCCTGAGCTTGAGATATTGACCATCTTAAtagtgagtctttttttttttgagatggagtcttgctgtgtcagctaggctggagtacagtggtgtgatctcagctcactgcaacctccacctcctggattcaagcagttctcctgcctcagcctaccaagttgctgggattatgagcaagcgccaccacgcccggctattttttgtatttttacaaaaaaacagagacagagtttcaccatgtgggccaggctggtttcaaactcctgacctctagtgatccacctgcctcggcctcccaaagtgctgggattaggggcatgagccaccaggcctggccgagtctcttttttttttttttgagatggagttttgctcttatcacccacgctggagtgcaatggcgcaacctcagctcactgcaaactctgcctcccaggttcaagtgattctcctgtttcagcctcctgggtagctgggattacaggcatgagccaccacacctggctgatttttgtatttttagtagagacggagttttgccatgttggccaggccaatctcaaactcctgacctcaggtgatccacctgcctcggcctcccaaagtgctgggattacagacatgagccaccgcgcctggccttaatgGTGGGTCTTGATTTGCATGTTATTATATAGTAATAGCACATTGAAATATGGGGAAGATGAATTTCAAAGATTGTCCAGGTAGATCAGGAATCAGACTGGCTTTGTCCTAGAAGGCTTCCTAAAGAGggatacatgtttaaaaaaataagtaaataaaggaaCAGACAGCACAACATGGTAGGAAAACCTAAGGAAACTGTTAACCCTGGTTCTCTCTCCCTGCCGTTTTGCCTCTAGTCTTTCCTACAGTGCTCAGCACCAGCTTTATCCAGCATGAAGTTGTGGAAGAGTATAGCCACCTGTTCACTATCCAAGGCTCAGACCCCAGCTTGCAGCCCTACCTGCTGATGGCTCACTTTGATGTGGTGCCTGCCCCTGAGGAAGGCTGGGAGGTGCCCCCATTCTCTGGGTTGGAGCGTGATGGTGCCATCTATGGTCGGGGCACACTGGACGACAAGAACTCTGTGATGGTCTGAGATGCAATGTTCCCTCTGCCTTGGGGCCCTAAAGATCAATTCAGGATGGGGGTGCTTGACTGACCCTGGGAAGTGGATGATAAAAAGAACCTTGGCTCcaggagacctgggttccagCCATCAGTTTgtcacttcccttctctgggccttgATTTCTCAGCTGTAAATGGGATTAAATGGTCCCCAGGGACCCTTTCAGTCCTGTCATTGATATGTTTATGCTCTTCTCCAGGTGGTAAAGGTTATGTTTCTCCACATCAGGTCCCCTGTACTATTTGAATCTGTTCTCTTTCAAGAGAATCTGTCAGATCCTTATCCCACCATCCCTGATAACAGGCAACTGAGTGTCTCTGATACCCTGGTACTCCCACCTAAATAACgtctttttcctcttccattGTGCTTCTGAACCCCAGGCATTACTGCAGGCTTTGGAGCTCCTGCTGATCAGGAAGTACATCCCCCGAAgatctttcttcatttctctgggcCATGATGAGGAGGTAGAACCTCTTCATCTTATACCTATCTCTGTCCTCTGTTGAGGGTAGGGGAGTGGGCGCTTAACCCTAATCCAGTTTGGCCACAGTGGCAAGGTCTCCATGATATGGTAGTTTACCaccttctctgtgtgtctgtatgcCAGGACTATCTAAGGACCTTGACCAAAATTCAGATTCCTGGGCCTTGTGCCATAGATCTGAATTTTTAACAAACTCCTTCATAATATCTGAGGCAGGCAGGGGGTCCATCACCTATACCCTGAGAAACATAGGTGTGAtggaaaaagaactgaaaagggAGAGCGATAACTGCATTTTATTTCCAGTGATGCTACTTAATtagaccctgggcaagtcacttcactctTTTGgctccagtttcttcatttgtgaaataagGGAGGGTGGACCTTTCCAGCTCTGACATTCCAGGATTCTGTGAGGCAGAATTCTCTAGGGCCCTGGCTCCCAAGAAGGAGACTAGGTAGAAAGGTTCTGGAACCCCTAGCTAGGCTGAATGGGTCCCCATTAGCTATGTCTGGAGGTCTGTCTCTGACTGAGAAGGACTATAGCTCTGTGTTCCATGTCTGCAGTCGTCAGGGACAGGGGCTCAGAGGGTCTCAGCCCTGCTACAGTCAAGGGGCGTCCAGCTGGCCTTTGTTGTGGATGAGGGGGGCTTCATCTTGGATGATGTAATTCCCGACTTCAAGAAGCCCATCGCCTTGTGAGTAAAGCACCCCACTCCCCACCTTGGAAGGAATTCTCACCCCATTTGAGATGACCCCAGCCTGGTATCTGTGAGCCATGCTGAGACAACTCTTTGTTGACACCTCTCGCATTAATAGCCCCGATCTTTAACCTCTCCTAGGCTTCCCCTTCCATTCTTCCTCcagtataaaatttttaaaactgcatgAAGCTACCTCCTTGCCCACTAGACTATTGCACAGATGGATCTATGGGCCTATGGGAGAATTCAGAGAGGCAAGAAGTCAAGAGGGTAGTTTCCGATCCTCTTCTACAGAATTGGTGTCTCAGAGAAGGGTTCCATGAACCTCTTGCTGCAAGTAAACATGTCTTCAGGCCACTCTTCAGCTCCTCCAAAGGAGACAAGCATTGGCATCCTCGCAGCTGCTGTCAGCCGGTAAGCAACTCCTGGCTCTGCTCCCATGCCGGACTTGAGATGGAAGACCTGGCACTTTCCCACTTTAAATTTGAGGAGGCTCAGCTTCCTGCCCTAAAGTTGGGCTGGGAACCTATGCTTTAAAAAATCGACACTAGAGGAAGAACAGAAGGGGAAACCCAGGACAGACTAAAGATACAGGCGATTAATACAAGAGGTGTAAACAAAGAGTTATTTCAGCGTGGCTCACAGATACCAGACTGGGGTTATCTCAAATGGAGTGAGAATTCCTTCCAAGGTGGGGGTTGAGGGAGCCACAGGAGAGACAGAGCCACCAGTATCCTGCAAGGGCTGGAGTCAGAAGAGGATCTATCAGTATATACATATGGAAAGCAAGAACCTACAGGCAGAAGCTAGGTCAGACAGCTAGAGTAGTCCAGAGTCCAGACATTTAGAATCACAAATTGGCAATGACTGGTAGAGCTGTCGAAATTCTCCACCTGTCCTGGCAGGAGGACAAAAATAAGAGCCGCTGGCTATGAATGAGGACAGCAGAATCTGTAACAGCAGAACTTACCCCTGGCTGGGTTTTCTTAGCAAAGTGGGAAGGAGTGCTATATTCATTCAGACTGTCAGGAGACTGACAATTCTGCTGTAGTATGGGATGGACTATGAGAGTGGACACACAAGATTCTAGAGAACagcagagggaggaaagaaggaccCTAATGCCGACTTGGTAGACAGGGAAAGCTTCTGCAGGTGTTTTGAGATCTTCAGAATGTTGAgttggtggaggtgggagggaggtgaaCGGGAGACCTCTTGGCCAGGAGTGTTGAAACTTCCTCCTATttcccttcttctcctcttcaAGCCACTGATTTTTGGCTGGGGTTCGCTAAGTCTTGAGGACTCTGTTTCTCTTCCAGACTGGAGCAGACACAAATGCCTATCATATTTGGAAGCGGGACACTGGTGACGGTATTGCGGCAACTGGCAGATGAGGTATAGGAAGAAGAATCACATACTACTGGTCagctaggaaaaacaaaaaaggtgacAGAAAAGTAACCTTCAGAGTAAGAAAAGGACCCTAGTGCTGCCCAGTGCTCTGGCTATTCTCATCTGTTCCCAGCCAGTGGCTGAGCCAAAACAGAGGGACCTGACTTGTTCTCTATGGCTGTTAGTGTGTTTCTGAGACCCTAAAACCTAATATACCTTTGGGAACTGGTTCTCACTTATCCTTGAGGCTGCTGAGCAATTGTTCTAACCAATCAGATAAGCCCAGCCAGAGGGTAATTGCCTCCCCATTCCTGACCCTCTAGCAGGGATTGAGCTAACTGAATTTAGCAGGCACTCCTGACTGCTAAGGGCTCCTGAGGCAGTTCTAAAGTAGAGAGAGATCCAGGTCTCAGAGACCCAGGCTAAAGTAGAGGTGACCCTGTGGTGCTGACCCCTCTGAAATCCTGCTGACCTTGTTCTTTCCCAGTTTCCCTTCCCTGTCGATAAAATCCTGAGCAACCCATGGCTATTTGAACCCCTTATAACCAGGTAAAGtattatctttccttctttcatatcCCTCACCTCAAACCTACCCACCCCCCAGGCTCCTCTCTTTGGCTTAACTGGGCCTGACTAATCGTCCCTCGGCCACCAGACATTGCATCTCTAAGTATGTGTATTTAAGACATCTCTAAGATGTCTCTCTCAGTCTTAAAGATCTCCAAGGTTCAGGAAAGTGGGTAATGTTTCTGCCCTTTCCTTCACCCCATTGGTTCTTTCTAACATCTGACCTTGGTCCTTTTGTTTTAGGTTTATGGAGAGAAATCCCTTAACCAATGCAATAATCAGGACCACCAAGGCACTCACCATATTCGAAGCAGGGATCAAGGTAACATCTCTGGTTCCTCCCCATACAGCTTTTCCCTACCACCCTCCACTCCTCCCTTCCTTGGCTCTATCTACtggctcttccttccttctctgtgtgTCAGCTGGATCCAAGCCTAGCCATGCAAAGACACAGGCCTTTCTGAAATCTTGAAGGGAGTTAGACCATTCTTGTAACTGCTGGTACCACCAGCACAACTTCAGGGGGCACCATTCACCTAGAGTACAATGTGACCTTGAAGCACTCTAGTAATCAGGTATATAAGTGAATGATGCCTCTGAATTAATTCCTGGCATAACTTACTGAAGTGCCCAGTGTGTCAGCTGTAGTGTTCATCAGAATAATAGCACTGTGTCCTGACATTTGAGTGGTGTTTTCATCCCCCCAGGATACTTTGTTACTCCATCTGACCCTTCTAAGAGCCCTATGAGTATTACCCCAATGACCAGTTGAGAAAACAGATGCACAAAGAAGTTGCAACAGCTAATTTTCAACAGCCCAGTTCTGTCCCTAACAACTTAGTGCTTTTTTGCACCATACGAGTTCAAAGAAACATATGCACTTGGGGAGTCTCCCGGCCTCCAAGGAACAATTCCTCCATAGCCTAATTATTTTCTCCAGTTAGTCCAGGATTCCTCCTGGTCAGGCAAAAAAGTCAGATTTTACAACAGGACCTGGGAAACCACCAATCCCTGCTAGAGGATCAGGAATGGGGAGGCAATTACTGCCTGACTGGCTTATCTGATTGGTTAGAACAATTGCTCAGGAGCCTCAAGGATAAGTGGGAACCAGCTCCCAAAGGGTATATTAGGTCTTAGGGTCTCAGAAACACACTAACAGCCCGAGAGAACAAGCCAGATCCCTCTGTCTTGGCTCAGCCACTGGCTGGGAATAGGTGAGAATAGGCAGAGCACTGGGCAGCACTAGGGTCCTTTTCTTACTCTGAAGGTTACTTTTCTGTCACTCTTTTGTTCCTGCCTGACCCGGAATATGTGAGGAGTATGTGTTCTTCTCATCCCCCTCAAGCATCAAACCTGATGTGAGCCCCGTGCTATGACATGATGGGGGCCAACAGAGGCTCTGGCTGCCCCATTGTGAGTAAGCACTAATGTTAACAGCTGCAGAAATGTCCTGGGTGTGCTGGGAAAGAAAGTGCATGCAGAAGGCTTCTAATGGCACAGCATGGGGCCAAGACAGAGATATCTGGGTGATCAGAGAAAGCAGCCTTGCTCTGAACATGTCTGTGACCCCCTCCAGCCCCAAGAAGCACGAAGGTCTGGCTTAAAGCAGAGATACCCCTTCAGCTCTGAATATAACCACATGTCACTTAGCTCAGAGAAGACAAGAGGCAAACTAGAAAAGCTAAGCCTTGGGTCCTTAAGTCAAATCAGCCAGCTCTGCCTGAGCTGAGGAAATTAGCATTTCCTGGGCAGGAAGATGTAGAAGATTTGAGGTTGACTTAGGCCAGGGTTTTGTGCTTCTCTCTCTAGGTGAATGTCATCCCCTCAGTGGCCAAGGCCACAGTCAACTTCCGGATTCACTCTGGACAGACAGTCCAAGAGGTATGTACCACATGTTCCAGACAGTTCATGCAGCATCAGGGAGATGTGGCCCTCAGGGCCCGGGTTTAACTACAGTCCTAGGGCTGGTCCAGTGTCCCATTTATTCAGCCAACATTTTTCAAAGACAACCTATGCACCAGTTACTTCGCTAGGATTGGAGATCCTGAGTTTGGATACACATGGGGTCTGGAGTGGAAGATAAGTATGAATAAATGATAGCAATACCTGTAGTAacaaacattatatatatgtagtaggtttgctatgtatttttttttttttttgagtcggactctcgctctgtggcccaggctggagtgcagtggcatgatcttggctcactgcaacctctgcctcccgggttcaagcgattctcctgtctcagactcctgagtggctgggactacaggcacatgtgcctggctaattttttgtatttttagtagagacagggtttcaccgtgttagccagagtggtcttggtcttgtgatccactcgccttggccttccaaagtgttgggattacaggtgtgagccaccacgcccagccatatttGGCACCTTTCTAAGGTATACCCGTAcgttttaatcctcacaaccacccacCCTAAATCTGCATTTAACTGGTGAAAATTGAGGTACAGGGTACCACAGCAATCAAATAGCATACCCAAGATTATACATCTAGCTGTCTAGTTCCAGAGTTTGTGCTTTTAGCCACAACCCTAAACTATGATTATAAAAATTAGAGGTGAACAAATTGCCATAGGACCActgcaaagaaagaaattcatgctACTTCTTAGGGTCATAAAAGTCTTTTCTGACTACTAAAATTTTGAACCAAGCCTTAGAGGACAAACAGAACTTGGCTAGAAGTAAGATATTCATTGTGGCTTAAGGAATAGGATAAATTGGGGACAAGTAATAGGAGATGAAAACTGATAGGAAATGAAGTTGTAGTTTAGAGATCTGGGCCTTGTATGCTATGCTGAGGAGTTTGGGGCCTAATCTGTGAAATCTGTGACAGGAGAGAACTTTTAGAGGTCTTCAATCAAATACTCAGATTTGCTTTTAGATTTTAGGTCATGCTAGCAGCATTGAAGAGGGAGTGCTGGAGGAGAAGGAGACAGGGAGCTATT
This Rhinopithecus roxellana isolate Shanxi Qingling chromosome 8, ASM756505v1, whole genome shotgun sequence DNA region includes the following protein-coding sequences:
- the PM20D1 gene encoding N-fatty-acyl-amino acid synthase/hydrolase PM20D1 isoform X2, which encodes MAQRCVCVLALAAMLLLVFATVSRSMGLRSDEHQRASRIPSEFSKEERVAMKEALKVFPTVLSTSFIQHEVVEEYSHLFTIQGSDPSLQPYLLMAHFDVVPAPEEGWEVPPFSGLERDGAIYGRGTLDDKNSVMALLQALELLLIRKYIPRRSFFISLGHDEESSGTGAQRVSALLQSRGVQLAFVVDEGGFILDDVIPDFKKPIALIGVSEKGSMNLLLQVNMSSGHSSAPPKETSIGILAAAVSRLEQTQMPIIFGSGTLVTVLRQLADEFPFPVDKILSNPWLFEPLITRFMERNPLTNAIIRTTKALTIFEAGIKVNVIPSVAKATVNFRIHSGQTVQEVLELTKNIVADNRVQFHVMTAFDPLPISPYDDKALGYQLLRQTIQSVFPEVNITIPGTCLANTDSRFFTNLTTGIYRFNPYYLQPEDLKSFHGVNEKISVQGYENQVKFIFELIQNADTDQEPVSHLHKP
- the PM20D1 gene encoding N-fatty-acyl-amino acid synthase/hydrolase PM20D1 isoform X1 yields the protein MAQRCVCVLALAAMLLLVFATVSRSMGLRSDEHQRASRIPSEFSKEERVAMKEALKGAIQIPTVTFSYEKANTTALVEFGKYIYKVFPTVLSTSFIQHEVVEEYSHLFTIQGSDPSLQPYLLMAHFDVVPAPEEGWEVPPFSGLERDGAIYGRGTLDDKNSVMALLQALELLLIRKYIPRRSFFISLGHDEESSGTGAQRVSALLQSRGVQLAFVVDEGGFILDDVIPDFKKPIALIGVSEKGSMNLLLQVNMSSGHSSAPPKETSIGILAAAVSRLEQTQMPIIFGSGTLVTVLRQLADEFPFPVDKILSNPWLFEPLITRFMERNPLTNAIIRTTKALTIFEAGIKVNVIPSVAKATVNFRIHSGQTVQEVLELTKNIVADNRVQFHVMTAFDPLPISPYDDKALGYQLLRQTIQSVFPEVNITIPGTCLANTDSRFFTNLTTGIYRFNPYYLQPEDLKSFHGVNEKISVQGYENQVKFIFELIQNADTDQEPVSHLHKP